The window ATTTCCCTGAATTCAGAATTTTTTCAACTGTGTTTGGCTGATTATGTAAGCTTCATGAAACATCTATTGACTGGACAGATACTCTGTTTCAAGAGTAGAATTTATTCATTGTATAATATTCAAACAGACAAAGGAAGAGAGAGTAATTCATGTGTTTCTTGAACTTTGGCAACAGTCTTATTTAATACAGTACTCCTATATTTGTAACTGCATAACTGCAtgacacaaaaaaaaacattgttGCCACAAAATGAGAACACTTCTAACACCCTGGTGGCCTTGAGTGCAGCTTGGCTACGTTCAAGGACTCATCCCCAGGTAACAGATCATTATTGATGCATTTAATCAGAAAATGTGCAGCTTAATCTTGGTGCTGCCCTCTCATTGCCATGGTTTCTTGAGAGAACTATGGGAGTGGTTTGCGATGTGCGACTTTCCCAACTTTCTGGTACACAGAAGAACGGCGGGGAGATGCAGATACCGAATCATCGTCAAGATTGTAAGGAGCGCCCGGGATATAGTTGTAGACCGCGAGTGGGGCCCTGACCATATGTGTTCCGCTTGCTTCCACCAAATAGATCGCAGTTGAGGTGATTGGCTGCTGTGATATGGCTGGTCCAGTCACACTAACAGTGAAAGTTTGGGTTTCTCCAACTGCTGAGAATGCTAGGGTGGTGGGCTCAACTGTAACGTTGAATAGTGATGGCCCTGGAGCACCAAAGATTCCTCCAAGGTTGGTCCAAATAACGTAGGTTGAGTTTGCTGCACCAACGTTGGTCACTTTTCTGGTGAAGGTGGCATCAATCGGCTGGCCATCTTCTACATACAGTGAGAATGAGGGGTAGTTGAGATCCCATGCTCTTCCGGGTTTTATACCGTCGCAAGTGCTGTTGTCTCCTGTCACTAGCCTCAGAGTGGAACTGTTGTATCCCTGTTTGCAGAGGAAGTTGACGTAGTCTGCTTCTGATGCATCGAATACAAGTCCAGGATCGACTGCAGCAGCTGGGTTGATCTGGCCCGAACCATATGCGAATTCAAGATCCTCACTTTTGGACGGGTCCATGACATAAGCTGATCATCAAGGAAAGATTGTCATCAACAAAAGTGTTCATCAACTCTTCAGACATATTTGATAGTATGAGCGCAGAGAAGGTAATTCACTCACCTGTAGTCATGAGGGCTGATTTAATGGCAGCCGGCGACCAATTGGGGTGAGCAGCTTTGACGTAAGCAGCAGCACCACTGGCATGAGGGCAAGACATGGATGTGCCAGAAATGATGTTGAAGAGTGTGCTTCTCGTGTCGCCATAGTAGATTGAGGATGGTGACAGAGGAGACCATCCAGCCAGAATGTCCACACCAGGTGCTGTGAGGTCAGGCTTGAGAATGTCTGGAGAGATGGGGCTCGGCCCTCtggaagaaaatgaaacaacaTCGGGAGCCATGGCGTCTTTCCATGCCTCAGTGAAGAAAATGGTTGCAATGGGATTCCTGAAATGGGAAAATGTGTTACATAATCTGTTCTTGATTATGGAAGAGAGTTACGTTTAAGGTTACTCAACACTCACTCTGTGCTTCTAATGTATTCAAGAACGCTCTTCCCTTCTGAGGGGCTGATGAGTGAAGTTGGCAGAGGCCAGCTGAAGCCGACGTCGAGATTTTCAACGTTTACGTCGGACATGATGTTTCCAACACCATTAGCTAGAAGAACACCAGAACCATCCCAGATTGTGTCACAGTACACAATTTTACCAGACACTATATCAGCATTCATGGCTCCGGTTAGGCACCAGCCGGCGATTTCTGGATTGGAACCGACAGTGTAGTTGGCAGCATCTCCTCCCCATATCAGAGGGTATGTAGTCCCATTGAGCTCAAAGGTATTGATGTTGATTCCCTTCATTTAATGAAGTTCAGTTTGTTAGCTTCAGAAGATGATTCTGTTTTTAGAAATGATTTTTTGTGCGACTTACAGTGAAGATTTGGCCATTTCCGAGTTGCATTCTGGCAACTAATTTTCTGTCAATGGTGCTGGCAGCAACAGTGAGACTCCATGGAGAATAGTTCGAAACTGACACAGGGAAAGGACCGGAATTTCCAGCTGAGTTTGATGTGAGAATTCCGTTCTTCATGGCGTGGAAGGATCCAATGGCGATACTGTCATCAAAGTAATCAAGAGGCCAGCCTGCTCCCAATGAAACGGAGATTACATCCACCCCATCTGCGATTGCATCATCAAAGGCTTTAAGGATGTCTGCATCATCGCACCCATCCAACCAGCAGACTTTGTACACTGCAATCCGTGAATTCGGGACACCTCCTCGTGCTTTTCCTGCTGCTACACCAAAGTAGCTTGCATCGACCTCAACTCCTGCAGCAGTTGATGCTGTGTGTGTTCCGTGTCCTTCTGTGTCTCTTGGTGAAGGAACTTCTCCTTCATAGTAACCTTCGCCACTATGATAGAACTTTGCTCCGATGATCTTACTGCACTCACAAAGCCAATAGAATTTAAATTAGCCAATCCGatatattgtaaaataaagaagagaaGGCTTACTTATTGCAAGTGAAGTTTACTCCTGTGCATGCTCCCTTCCATTTAGTTGGTGGAGAAGTGAAACCGGAGTCGTTGAAACTCGGATGCTCTGGCCAGACCCCTACAGACACATAAAACATTCATAGGATGTAATAACAAAATTGCATATCATAGGAAATGGAAACAACCAGTGAAGTAAGTTACCAGTGTCGAGGAGGCCGATGACAACATCTGATTCAGGTGCTGCTCCGAGCTTGTCTGTGGTGAGGTTCAAGAAATCCCAAGACCTCGTAGTGTGAAGCTTGTGCTTGCGGCTTGGATTGACTGAAACCACTCCTTCCATTTCTGCAAGAATCTATTGAGTTAAAACCAGTACAGTCTGAATGAATATCGTTGGTTGTTTTGTAGCTTCAGGATAGGTTTTACTCACCTGAAATTCTGGCGGCTTCCTCAGCAGTGAGCTTTGCTGCAAATCCATTGAAACTTCTTCCATAGCTGTGGACTAGTGAGTCTTTGGCTGCCGAAGCACTGAACCATGTTTCAAACAAGGATCAGTCCTCATCTATCTAAGTAGTAAGGTAGATGAAGCTATAATCttgattcaataaaaaattagtattcatgtttatgtttggaAGCAAACCTTCCAAGCACTCTATGCAACATCCCATGATGCTTGGAAGCAACTGATAGTCCTTCTTGAGGCTTATCTCCCATGTAGACAACATGAAGCTGCATAGAGAACACTTACTTTCAGATCGAGATAAAGATCGAGAGAGATTCGTAAACTCTGGAGTTACTTACCTTTCTTTCTAGGCAGTGGCAGTTGAGCACAAGGGCTGAAAGCACCAAAGGATAGAGAAGTGAAAACAGCCCGGTTTTCGCCATCTCGAATAGGCTCCGTTGGTCcgttgagatgattttgacaTTCTGAAGAGCTGAGGTTTATATAGGAATGGCTTTGATGATTGTTTCCTCCGCATGGTTTTGATAATCTTAACTGGCAATCAAATGCAGCAGCAGGCTTCCTGTCTTCTTCtgtatttttatagtatttgaagaatttattgttgagtagattttaatttatttgggtTCTGTTGTTTGTTACAAACAATGTATGCATGCATTGTTGAGGATGCTTTGTTTTTCATAACTTAATCGGCGTTTACTTTTCATAATTGATAATCTATATTAGTACTTGAGTAAGATACTTCGAAATTATCCAAGGGACTTGCATGGGATATTtcgaaatttgaataaatcttgataaataattatttagcaTAAATTTATCTGTTTAAGTTGCACCTCAATTGTAAATGCCCCTAAATCATTAACCAAGTCTATTATGtagagtataattttgttcCATTGCATTGTTGCATTTTAATCGATTAAGGATAATAATCAAAACAGGTGTTAGTATAGAAAGAGTATATGATTATTAAAACTGAAAGAATTATAGGATTTATTAGAAGAAAGAATTTCTGCAATGTTCCGTGGATTCTTTAAATTAATCCTCTAACGACTATTTTCTAAAAACAAATACCAGTGTACCTATACATATTGgagtatattttgtatattacacataaaattatatttgttgTAAAGGGTGAAGATTGGACttgggagtatatattttgtatattagtagtatattatacataaattataaggGTGAAGATTGGACTTGGATTGGTTGGGTGCGTCAGGTCCATGCAATAGTGCAACATATGAGCGACGTTCACAAATCCAAGTAGCAAGCTACCTTGATAGATCTGCttccttaaaaaataaatttaaaatcatgcGAGCCAATGGGCCACACATCAAATATTAAGCTGACAAGAACAGATACTACATTTGATCTTAGCCAAAAGGTTGAAAAAAAGGTACGTATGAGCTTATTAGTTCATGGATCTCTCCCTGTTATTCCACCTTTCTAAAGCCAACTTTCTTCTCATACTCCATGTGGGAAATTTTAGCCACAGATTAATCAATTTAGGGGTAACGAAACGGGTTATTCGCAGGTACACGCACCCGACGAGTCGGGTATCCGTACCCGATTTTAGCCAAAGTTGTTGTCCCAATACCTGCCCCGCGACTTACCGAGATTGTCCGATACCCGTGTTGGGTATCCCGTACCCAACCcaaaatcctaataaaaaatttgaaaaccataatCGTCAATATtccctaatttactttattaatatcgatGGTAAATGTTGAAtagattgagaataaaagtgaGGGGACACTCTATAGATAGTTCCAgtgagttttcaattgtatgttcgttggaatataaaaatattttaaaagaattcTTAGATTATATAAAGTTCTTCCACTGTTCCGCCTTAACaaaggcatttcatttttttcatttaatttggaaatataataatataaatattcttctctacattattatttctcttactttattttctctctattctaactatttatttttaatctttcaaaatgagtgcgtatatggagtattattttataactatttactttttttctccactttaactatttgaaacacctctaactatttgaaacacctctattaatatagaacggagggagcattaaaagatggaatatgatgattattaataataaCGGGTATTATCGGGACTAACGGGTATATCCGCTCATTATATAAATGGAATTCATAGTACTATAGTAGCCTCACGCTTtcatcataaaaataacaaggCAAGCTATAAACAAAcaagtaaaacaaaacatgcaaACACTGTTTTCACATTGTTGTAAATACACATTATAATACAGAAAACATTCGAAAGTATTGAATCTATATGCCTGTTGAACAAGAAATTCTATGAATACGATGAAAATACAGGCTGCAATGTGTCAAAACCAAGATACAGAAAGCCTGCTGCATTGGATTGCCAGCTATGATCAGAAACAACCACCAAAACCATTCCTATATAAACCACAGCTCTTCAGAAGATAAAAACCATcacaacaaaccaacagagTATATTCGAGATGGCGAAAACCGGGCTGTTTTCACTTCTCTATCCTTTGTTACTTGCAGCCCTTGTGCTCAACTGCCACTGCCTAGAAAGAATGGTAAGTAACTCCAAATTTTACGAATCTCTCTCGATCTTGATCTCGATCTGAAAGTAGCTGTTCTCTTTACATCCAACTTCAGGCAAAATTAATCTTGCTAGCACTAAATgcacaaaatttttaaaatttatacggtactgtttttgttttatttgtggttttatatatataaataaaaagataaaaagatagaattgtaattaattatcttatgGTTATtgaatatatactccataaaataaaaataatagtagaatAATCCCATTAAATCTTAGTATCCGTGGTTGTATTTATCATCCATTTAACAatttggaaagttttcaaattataaaactttATTCCATTCCTAAAACTAAATACCatatatagtttaaatatCTAGAATCCTACTATATCCACATGTCACATAGTAATTAGTGGGACATACCAAGTCATCATCTATTCATGTCACTTGGTATGCCATGACCACCAAATTTTTACTCATAtaggaaatattttttttccttcaaattCCAAGGGTTTTATCGTTTATCCTTACTCaatcatatactccatctgttccaTTTACAGAATAATGTATAATGTAGTGTCATTTTGATATGTTTCATAGTAAAGactcatttctactttattcttcctttatttaactcaccaAACACGATTTTGCATTCATTAATTGTTATCTACGAAGcaataaaatatggaaaaaagaGACTGAATCGAAAAACAACCAGTTaaggcggaacttttcggcacggagtttaagaaatgaatgttgagtgtgttaaataaatagataaaaaagtaagaaagagaaaaaggtagagagaataaagtaaaaagtgaataaagtagagagaataaagtaagagagagtaaagtaagaaagaagaaaaagttactataaatggaaatgactcaactatgagggaacttcccgaaatggaaaaatgactcaactatgaaggaacggagggagtaacaattTAGTGTTAGATTTATCATCTACACATCTTGTTCCTTCCTAGTAGCATGAACTTCGTCTCTTTCCTTTGCAAATCTTTGAGCAAACTTATATGCACTATTAATCCCCGTAGTATGCACAAAGCCACCTGAAACCTAGAATCCGCACGTGCAACATGAAAGATAATCTGGTAAGCTCTTACATTACAAGAGCAGCGAAAATTCATATTTAGCCTCAAACATATCAAAGGATCCCTCTATAAGATGATATTAAACTTGAATTCTTAATCTATAAACAAACTAGATTAACAATCAACCACAATTAAACTTTGATTTCAACACAACCTTCAATTCCAATCCTACTACTAAAAGAAGCGATCAACAATCAAACAACATTTGCAGTGATAACTAAGAACACAGCTCTAAATGAATTATTATGCAGCTTGTCAAAAAACTAATGGGAACAAACAGAACATAGCATGCTTCCTATAGAAACACATGAAGAGGCCAACTTCAATGTTTCTATCATTAAGACATCTAACaataactataataataataataaaaaagatattgTTCCACCAAGTAGCACCGTTAATTTTAACTTCATACCAGATGTTGTTTCTTCAAGACGATGCCCCAAACACAAATCTTTCCACTTAGCACCAACTACCTGTTCATTGAATTTGGAAGGACCAAACTTCCATCaacaacataaataaaatacaacacaattttaattacGCAAAGCAATAATATATCCTAAACACCGAAGCAAAAATGAGTACAAATCTAGGCAGAGCACTCGGTTCATTTTTTCTAAACTGTCCTCTTCAAATCAACTTAATTTTATCAGACAAAGAGTAGTAGCGAGTGAAATGATATTCTACCATTTGAATGGAAAAGTATaaatagttgacatagtaCAAGAAAGAATAGAAAATCTCAAATACTCAAAGCTTACTCTAACTTCATGAACGGAGAGCAATCAacatataatagtagtagtataatacaGAGGCATATCAACAGAGTATTTGAGCAAACAGCAGGCTGCAAAGAAACCTAGAGATGTCTTCCTAATAAGGTTGAAGATTTCtacttcaaaattaaaagataaaacgaAATCGCACCGAGGAATATAAGCAAAGTAGGATGAGCTATTCATGTGTTTTGACTGCATTATTTGACTGCATACAATGAAGCTGATGGACTAACCAGAGAGATTGGAAAGGCCGAAGAGATAGTCTATAAATCAGATGAGATTTATTCCAACTCTGCTTTCCATCTGAGCTGTTGAAACTAAACAAGGCCTGTAACATATGCTTCCATTAGTTCTAAATTGAGCTCACTTGCCAACTCTCAATGTAAATAATCATCAATCATGTATGTTTATGAAGGCTAGAAATTAATGAAGTAGAGATCTTCCATCTGGAATTCTGGATAATAGTCAAAACATTGAATAATTAGGAACGGattgttattattaatagTTGAGAAAAGACCCAACATATCAACACTCATACAAAATAGAAGGCAAATCAGAAGATGCAACTGACCAAGAGTGTCATCGCCATAAGGGATGTTTCCTTTAACAAGGTGTTCCACAAAATAGACAGCAAGCTCTGCACCGCATGTAAACTGAATTGAGTATAGAGTTCATCAAAAGTTCCAGCTTGAGATAATATAGGAagattatattatttcatttctattttgaaaaataataaggCATGGAGCTTGAGGTCTCCAAACTTGATAAAATTTAACTTAACATCTCGAAGTTTCTTATGCTACTGAATAGGTTTCAGCACAAATAATTATCACTTAGGGGGATTTACTTTtcatgattgaatatttttttcctcatTAATAGGTTTCATTCAATCCTGCCATTTCAATGGATATGAATCCATCACAATTTGCTCAAATGATAGAAATTATAGAAGGCCTTGAGATATCCCAAA is drawn from Salvia hispanica cultivar TCC Black 2014 chromosome 6, UniMelb_Shisp_WGS_1.0, whole genome shotgun sequence and contains these coding sequences:
- the LOC125194142 gene encoding cucumisin-like — its product is MAKTGLFSLLYPLVLSALVLNCHCLERKLHVVYMGDKPQEGLSVASKHHGMLHRVLGSASAAKDSLVHSYGRSFNGFAAKLTAEEAARISEMEGVVSVNPSRKHKLHTTRSWDFLNLTTDKLGAAPESDVVIGLLDTGVWPEHPSFNDSGFTSPPTKWKGACTGVNFTCNNKIIGAKFYHSGEGYYEGEVPSPRDTEGHGTHTASTAAGVEVDASYFGVAAGKARGGVPNSRIAVYKVCWLDGCDDADILKAFDDAIADGVDVISVSLGAGWPLDYFDDSIAIGSFHAMKNGILTSNSAGNSGPFPVSVSNYSPWSLTVAASTIDRKLVARMQLGNGQIFTGININTFELNGTTYPLIWGGDAANYTVGSNPEIAGWCLTGAMNADIVSGKIVYCDTIWDGSGVLLANGVGNIMSDVNVENLDVGFSWPLPTSLISPSEGKSVLEYIRSTENPIATIFFTEAWKDAMAPDVVSFSSRGPSPISPDILKPDLTAPGVDILAGWSPLSPSSIYYGDTRSTLFNIISGTSMSCPHASGAAAYVKAAHPNWSPAAIKSALMTTAYVMDPSKSEDLEFAYGSGQINPAAAVDPGLVFDASEADYVNFLCKQGYNSSTLRLVTGDNSTCDGIKPGRAWDLNYPSFSLYVEDGQPIDATFTRKVTNVGAANSTYVIWTNLGGIFGAPGPSLFNVTVEPTTLAFSAVGETQTFTVSVTGPAISQQPITSTAIYLVEASGTHMVRAPLAVYNYIPGAPYNLDDDSVSASPRRSSVYQKVGKVAHRKPLP